GGGCAACTGAACTCCAATACTTTTTTCTGTAGGTTTCTCTGGTGTTGTTTTCACTACCTCAGATTGTTCATCAATGCACTGCATTTTCCTCTTACGACATGATGTGCTGAGACTGGTTGACCCTTTGGGGGTTGACACTTCAGCTGGGAAGGATCCATGATTATCTGCAAAAGATGTTGCCTCCTCTTTGATTACTTCTGTTTCAGCAAAACCATTCTCACACAACAAGCTTTTGGGAAGGGAAACCTTCAACAAACTTTCCACCGATTTCAaagtctttttactttttcttataCAAGACTTTTTCTGGACAGTTTTTACATGTTCTATGCCAtcagtaaaaatgtttttggggttACCTGGTGGACCAGGCTCTTTTTTCAACTGCTCACTTTTCAACAGCACGTCTGGCTCCGCGATGATGTTAGCTGTCGTCTCCTGTTTAAGGGATGCTATAGCCGGTTTAATATCACAATTAGATCTAATTTCACACACGGGGTCATCTATAAGAGCTTTTCGTCTTTTCGCAGCAGCTGCTGAAGAATTTGCTTTGGTGGGACGGTAAAAACCTGTGATTTTTGGTTGGGATGCCATGTTCGTGGCTTTGTCCAGTAGCTGAGCGTCGCAGCCCCTGAATAAGTGTTTTGGCGCCACCAAAGTCAATCACAATGTTGCCAGAAATGAATATGGGCCACTGTTGCAATATTCCAATTTTCGATTTCCCAAttcttaatttcaaaatttcaatacACAGAACACAGAAGAAAACGGTcctaaaatattattaaaagACGTATTCCCCaggagttattcaagttataTTTTGTTCCTGGAAACCACTTTCGACAAGCACCTTTATGTAAATAATCGGTATTTCGATATCTACCCACTTTAGTGGTTGCAGACTCGCTTATGAAGCAGGGCCCTTGATTGTaaaatattgtatttttctCAAATGAATTTAGGTATATTTATTAGAGATAAGTTGTTATTTGCGAGGCATGATATTCAGGTCGTTTCTGAGTGTAAGATTACCATTTTGATTATGCCATATTTTGTTGATTTGTTATAtggcattattttttaaaaattatagtATGTGCACTCTAATGCAATGATTATGAAAATAGTTTATTATTGATCTAAGTGTTTGTCAATGGCCAACGCACACCGATCAGCGAACAACGTGAGAAAGAATATTCACTATCAACTGATTTACGATAAAATCGAATTACTACAATACATAGGCATGATTTAACACCATGATTTACATAAAGCACAAAACGTGTTATTTAGTCTAGAAACGATGCTTTCGTTCATCCAGTTAAGTACTGAACCTGACGAACTCTGTGAAGGCCTCAAAATTTGCAGATCGAAAAACTATTTTATAGGAATTCCGCTTCTCTTTCAATGCCAACAAATTTCAGTTGCTCTGTAGGTCCATACCTGAGACGAGATAGAGATGACACATGAAACGATGTTTTAACTGTAACTAAACTAAACAAGGAAAGCTTACCTGTAATCAAAGAATAGCTCCTCTCCAGAGTGAATGAACCTTTTGGCGAAGATACCGATTCGGTGATCACCGTTAACCATCATGACTTTGGCGTAACAGTTGGGGTTGATCGAATGATTGGCAAAGCGTATCTTGTTGCCTTTTCTGGTGGCGTCAACAACAAAGTCTGTAATCACAAAACAGAAACGATTGGAGATCAAGTTTAATTGAGCATAAagaacaatgcttaccattatTGAGGTTGAACAAAAAGGAGCACATGTATTTGTCGTACACTTTTCCTCTTCGATCGGCTTCATCTTGCGAGATAATTTCGCCGCAGTATTCTGAAATGAATTCATTCTTCTGAAccgtttctttcaaaaatattccCCAACCAGCCACGTCGGAGGGGGCCATTAAGAGATGCTTCcctaagaaaaatgaagaataacATATTGGTTACTAATCGTGGAATACTAGGTACTATCATCAGAAAAATTACGCAATCCCCGTTGAACGCTGACGTTCTTGCAGGTAATTTTGGTAACATCATGGTGATCCGCCCCACAAGTACCGCACAGGTCTGGGTCACATTCACGAACGGCCAAGAAACAGGGGCACTGTTTGGTATTGCATTGAGCTTTGCATCGACAACCTGGAAACCTGTTTTGGCCTGAAACGGATTTTTTGACAAATCacagaaattttttacttcttaaatttagtaaataaaagatttgTCCTAAACTTACAATCCGAGCTGCACTGGCAGAATTTCTCGCAGAAATTTTGTGCATTTACACACGGGCAGTTGGAATCGCATGGCTGACCGGGATGGTCGCATGGAGTAAAGTTGTGGACGTGATTTGATGAGGCATCTTTCTTAAGCTGGATTTTACGGCAGTGAACGGACCAGAGTCttagcttctttttctttttgcgcgGTGGGGTAGCTTCCTTCTCGGCTTCGAGGGCCGGTAAATCGGCGGCTTCTTGCTGAGCAAAGCGATAAACCTGCCATTACAAGAATTACGCAGAGACCATTTACGTGCTATTGCATCCTAATAACTATGAGCAGTCGGCAAACGCACCTGCTGACATGTTTTGCTAAGAATAGACTGGGCAATAGCGCAATAATTGTTGAGAAAAATCGGATGCACTGCTCTAAACAGGGTTTGTTCCGCAGGTGTCCAAATAGCTTGTAACTCCGGGTCGATGCCTTTTAGAGGATTCAGCTCTTGAGCAGGTGGTGCTTGGGCAAGGGGCGTGCTTGTGCCAGATTCATTTGATTTACTTTCCCTGAATCGAAATATGGAAATATCTTAAGTGGTTTCGGGTGGTATTTCTGttcaattttatttacctCGACGGCCCTGCCTTCTCATTAAGGCTATTCTTGCGTTCAGGTACCAAACTCGAAGAACTATTCGAGTTTTCATTGGAGCTAGCTGGAGTTGACGCGTTACTCGCCTTAGCAATTTTAGGAGCAACAGATTCTGGTGGGTTATGGCTCTCAACGACGACTTCCATTGCaccttgaaagaaaaaacgattaacAATTATTACCCGAAACAAAGTAGTTGACAAACATGTTCATTTacattctatttctttctcaTCTTTGATAGCTCCCGACGAATTTCCGTCGCCGCCATTCTCAACTTTGACGCTACTATCATTGCTATCCTCAGATGAAGCCTCATTACCCGAATCCAGAGAAAGAGTCTTCCGAATTTTAAGGGGCTGCCCGTCTACTTCATCACCTTCTTTTGCCGCTTGTGCTGCCAATCTCTCCAGTAGACCTTCCTGTAAAAATTGAGCTTCAACAATGGCTCCTAGcaagtttttgaatttcagGGAATCTCACCAGATACATGTAGCATTGTGGTCCACACGGCTGCTTAGGAAGTTTGAGATCGTTACACTTTCTCTTTTGACTGTTGGGCCCAGGGTGGTATGACTGAAGACCTATTACAGATGAAATTTAAGTTGCATGTTTTATTACAATGCAAAATTATAGGCGAATTTGAAAGCATGTGAAACAAACAGCAAATTACCTCGACGAGGCACAGCTCCTTGAGTTTCTTTAGAGAAGAGATAGCGTcggaaaaaaggaattgagTAAAGAATACGTAAGAAACGTTCAATCTAAAGAAGGAGATCATTCCAACAACATTCGATAATAACTTACGATGAAGAAAACAGTCGTATTTAAAGCACCGGCGACAGAACAAGGTATGAAACGAATGCATTGCTTGTTCTCTTTGTACAGACAGGGCTTTCAGACCGTCAATATTTGGAGTACACTCGCTACCCAAGGCAACTGGATCAACTCGTTCTGTAAGTTCCATATACCTGCGTATTAAACACACTATTGTTTACAATCAAATCGTTAACATAAATGTTTAATCTTGTTGAGTGACCTTTCTCGAAATTCTTCGGGTGTTCCCTTGTCAGGAAATACAGAGGCAATTGCTTGAAAGACGATGATATTAGGGAGATCTTTCGCTGATATAGAGCCAGAGGTGCCAGCTGGCTTGTCATTGGCCACTGTCACGGCCTCGCACCGAGCATCTTCGTCTGGTTTCTCTGCTTTGACAGCTTTTAAACTGCTAGGTTCGGATTTCTCATCCTCTTCGCAAAAGGGGACTAAGGCAGTGACTAGTTCCACGAAGACGTCGTCATCGATGACGCCCCCTTCGCGGTCTCCGTGAACTTTCCCGTCATAGTTTTTGATCAGTTCTTCGATAAACGTTCCTTCCTGGTCCAACACATCATCTCCCATGTAAGGGATGTTGTGAAGAACTGTTTCATCCTCGACCTGTGAAGTTGAATCCAATGAATgacatttttcctttgaagATATTAAATCTCTACTTGTTTACCATGAAATTCTGTTGAAGCCCAGCCCAAGTGTACATGGTGGGTACAGGTGCAACTGCATTAATGATTTTAACAGGCACTACTTTCTGATCTGTGTTGACTCCCATTCCATGTTCAGGTTTGACTTTTTTCATGCACTGACTGTGAGCTGGCCATTCTTGGCTGCACGCCCAGAATGCTTTGCTCACCTCCCATTTCTTCTGGTTGGCAGCCACTCTCTCTGTGCAAGCAATGAAAATTAGGATTAGAAAGGGCAATCTCAAGATTTAGGTGAATGAAAATAGAACATACCAGTGACATTCTTTCTGTTATCGGACCAAGCTGCACGGATCTCATCGGCCCGTTTATAACGACGAGATTGGCGGATCCGCATGTACTCGGATTTCACTCGCCGTTTCCACTCGGCCGATATCTTGTACTTGGGTGCTTcattctgttaaaaaaaaaagacaacaggaAAAGTGTTTAAGAAGGTATGTTGTATAACGAGGCTAATTCGAGTTACGGGGATTGCGAAACCAGGGGTATCAGTGACCAAGTTTTCCATCGAtcaccgtaaaaaaaaaatacccagAAATGGGTTCGTCAACACTTGTTTTTCCAACTGTCACGCGTGAAGACAGTTGACAGCTGCCACAACATTGCCATTCCATAGAACAAAGCAAATTGTCGGAAAACTATTTGTCTCACTTCGTGAATCCTTTAAATATCCATTTGGTTTCGAcaacaacaattttgtttGAGATCAGTTGTAAACACCTGAAGAAGAACAGATGTTTAGGTAAAATCAATTCAATCGAATGGCAACACTGCTGCGAGAGGGGGAAAAATTCCCTCCAAACGAAATCCGCGAGCGCGGGACTTTCTttgttcataaaaaaaaagtccaagGTGTTCGAAAGGCTTATTCGAAGAATAATTAAATTGTTTTCACGAAATTTGCTTACTTTACACAAGAACACCGACATACCTGTTTAGGAGACGAATCTGGAACACTGTTAGACTCAGGCGAATCGGTGGGCGCCGGTGGTTGTTGCTGACTATGCTGCACTGAagcgtttgttttgttatccTCCTCTGTGGCCTTGGATTTGCGACGAACGACCATATTATTGTTGGTAGAAGGTTTCTGAGATCTGAGTGCTGTTTTGGCCTTGTTGGCATTTCTGGTTAAGGTCTGAGTAGCCGAACCTTGAGCTGCACGTGTGGCCATTTTGACAGTGGGACCTTTGGCGATCTGTTGGACAGGCAACGACGAGGAGGTTGTCGGTCGCTGCTGAAGTTGAACCGCCGTCTGCTGAATGACTGCTGATGGCGTCTGCTGCTGTTGTGGCAACTGGCGGTGGCGTCCCGGTCTAGAAAGGGCGCTGCCGTTGAGTGTTTGATGTTGGCATATGTGTTCACCACAAGATGATTTCAGTTTACCATTTTCGACCACTGCATTGGCATGACACCATCGGTGGAAACACCGCCAATAAACGGTGTTGCCTGAACGACGATTAATTCGGTATTTGAATCCATCGATGAATAATGTCACTCCACCAATACGATTTTTTGTAAACTTCACTTCACGAGGCGCCATGGTGCGGCCAAAACAAtgctgtttttaaaattattgttattgaacaacgcaaaaaaaaaatgtttttctccgAGGCTTAGAAATGAACGTCAGCAGTAAGCAATCCGTTTTCTGATTGTAGTACTGCAGGAACCGTTAGAATTCAAAGTCAAAAACTTTTTAAAGCAGCTCGACAGCGTACCTCCGAACCTGacaggaaaggagaaaaaactgaaaaataagcAGGGACAAAAAAGCACAACAAGTTGGTGTAAGAAAGATAACTCGACAAGTCGGGTAAACTATTTGTAGTAGACACCAAGCTCTTACACACAGACGGGGCGCAACCTCCTCTCGCCACCCCATTCTTATACTACAGTGCACCATACTATCCGCTACGAGACGCACACAACGCGCACAAGATATTAAGAGAAGCCTTAGGGATTGTTGAGCGCTGTGTACGGGCAGTAGGTTGTAATTTCGACCCCCTCAAGGAAGAAGTTTTTGGTGGATGGTTGTTGGTTGAAGGGAGGTGGGAAGGAGGATTGGAAGgggacgaagaaaaagaaaggttagATGTATGGGAGAACGAGCGAAGGGAAGAATAGTTAGTAACTTAGTTTATTATACGACCTTCAAAAGCCCTAACCGTTTCAGACGTGTCACCCCCAGCAGACGGATTCTTGTCGACTTTTAACACAAAAGTGAGACTTGTTTAAAGCCTAGGATACCACGAGTAAAGTCTGACAAGTACTGTGGAACGTCCAGTTGAATGGCTGTCCGATACAcatactttttctttcacaacaGATGACATTCCTCTCACCGTGAAAATGATTATACGTCCTCAATTTTTACCGCGCCCTTTTTGCTTATGTCTGTGTGGATCTGCTTCAAAGCTGAGCGGGACTGATAAGATAACGTGTCTGATCGCCAGGGTGCGTGAGCCTTCTCTGGCCAGGAGATTCAAAACGGCGGCCAACAAAACCGTTCACGTGGACATCCGCTAGGTTCCAACCCCAAACGGAACTGGGCAGAAAGTCGAAACACGTGCCCCATTTCGTAAAACCGAACGAAATGGTATTTACAGTCCGAAATAGCTACGGCCAGTTGCTTCTTTCTACTTTGATCAGGTGCTCGAGCGTCTAGTTTATCGTTTTTTGTTGATATTTTCAGCTTTTTGCTGATTGGCCAGAAAATCAAACCCAAAATGTACTAGAAAACGAAACAGGTAAAGGTAGAACTCTTGTTCAAAAAGACTTTCGTTGTTACCGAAACTTTCATTGATATTCGATACGTCGTGATAGGGCAACCGTTTATGGTTTGTGAAACTGTCTTTTCGacagccatctagcggtcatgCTAGAAAGCAATATCCGAAAATAATTTGAAACCCAGAGCGAACTCACCTTGCTAAACGCAGGCCATTGAGTTGTTTTCTGGTAAAATTTACGATAAGTAAAAGGATCGAGAAACACGATCGACATTCTTGCATAATTGTAATGTCTAGATTGCGCATGCAAAATGCGCTACATTAACCGGTCAGTAGAACACTCGGCACatacaatttgaaaaagaaaaaaaaatctcacaTAAGGACACTCATTCCATTACACTATGAATTGGGGAAGGGAAGAgacattttttcccctttcgaataaatcaaaatgccgataaaattgcaattaaaCACACagaacaattgaaacaaaaaaaattatatatataaacgACAGAGAGAAATTCATCACTTTGTCTCCATAATTCCCATTGAAGAAcaacatacaaaatgaaagagacggaagaagaaaaaaattacagaaaTTCGGGGTACATTGTAACCCCGGAAAATGTCAagtaaaaagggaaattcaaacattctttttttctcacccatcactcggttttttttttcctcccgcAACCATCCGAAAATATGTTACCccccgttaaaaaaaaagatgacaaaCACGCTGTGACACACAATTTATATTTtgtaataatatatatatataatatatataaaaattgGTAAAAAccgaaaatcaaagaaaaaaaaagggtgtgtCTTCCACTGGGATAAAACAATCATAAAAGACAGGCGACTCGCACAGAAACATGGAAGGGCTCCAGCCCAATCTTAAGGATACCCTTCCGTCGGATTCTCACGTTCTTTCTCTCTGTCGTTCACAGGAAATGGGTTGTCCGTCGTACATCAATCACAAGCACACGAAAtacgctattttttttttgtctatttgtttttcgttttgggATATTTAAGAGAAATTCAAggatttcaaaatttaaaaaaaaaatcatgtcgAGATCGATCGTCACAACCTTTCAACTCGAGAGTTGTCCAggattcataaaaaaaaaaataaaaataaacttttgaAAAGGGCTAGGTCGAGCAGGTGTGTGACGACATACGATACACGGACAATTTCTTGGTAaaggggcttttttttttctttttttttttctttttgcgaaGAAGGAAATACAAAACTTCACCGAAAAATAGTGGGCGATTAAATTCCCACATATTTTTGCCGGGATTAAaaatcacttgaaaaaaaaaaaaaaaaaaaaaaagagaaacgcgTCTTGGACGCCACCGGCTTCTATGACAATAAAACGCACACAATTTTCCCcgaaagaaattttaaaaaatcgcgCCAATTTCGAATGGGACTGTTTAACAGCAAGGGATTCCGCGATTCGAGTTTTcttgattcttttttgtttgttgttttttttttttttttttgctttcagaaaaaaatttaaaaggatcAAGTAGTTGAACTTTACACTCAAACGTCTACAAATATATGCATAACGATTCGGTCGTGGTAGAACGGGGGGTGGGGAATATAAGAgacttgtatatatatataaactcGACCGAAGCTGGTAGAAGAACTAGTTTACAGTTTTTAGTTCTGCAAATGTACAAAAAcggtgttgttgttgttggttgtgGTTGTAGCATTTGAAAGGGATCGATTCAAAAGTACAGTTGACGAACCAAATTGTgggattttttgttgttgcttttttccctttcatccAGTCAGCCCATACCTCATTCTCGCCCTTTCACGtccaacacacacactcacacaatCCACAGGTACGGTGATAGAGGGAAATCAatattttgttggtttttttttttcttcaggcGTGAAGGGGGAAGTAATGAGTGTGCGTGACTGGCGTCGTTGGCCTGGCCGGCGACGACGAGGGCGACTTGAGCGACAAGTTCAACGGTTGCGAGTCGGCGCTACCGATGGACGCAGATAGCAATTCCGGCTGTTGCGCAACTCGACTCGGACTCGGGCTGGAATGGAGCCGAGGTGAAACGGGCGATGCCCTTTGGTGGTTATAGTTCCAGCTGCTACTGCTAGATGGCGCGGGTGAGCCGACGTAGAGTGGACCAGACGTCAAAACGGTCCTCTGCTGTTGTCCGCTGGAATGAGGTGACGGAGACATCGAGTAACTCGATTGGCTGGACGAAGACGGAGTGGGTGACGAGCCCGTCACGTTGCCCCTCATGATGTTGGCCACGATGAGATCGGCGCGGCGCTGCTGCTCGGTGCTGACCATTTTTGGCCCTTCCATCAGGGAGCGAGCCAGCGTCGAGTGAGTCGACGTCAATGAACTGACGACCCCCGAGGATAGCGACATCGCCAACGAAGACGTCGTCGGGGGAGAGGTCAAGGCACTGCACAGGGCAGAGTACGTGCCCGGAGGCGAACTGAGAGCGGCAGACAAGACGCTGACTGTCGATGTcgacgatgatgaagatgaCGGAGAGCTACGCGGAGGTGAGCTGACAGACGGATGCCTCATCGGTGATTCGTCACCTTTGCTTCCGGCGCTGCTTCGGGTTAATGCCCGGAACTTTTTGTGCGGCTTGTAGGCTTCGTCCATGAGCGAGTTGGTATCGAAAAGGGGCGGAGCTTGAAGGACTCGCTTCAAAACGGGCATATCATCGACGCTGGATGGTCCAACTCGGCCACCAGCCGACGGAGTAGGAGTCGCCagttggtggtggtggtgatggtggtgatgcATCTCGTCCACCTCCTTGACTTTGTCCTCGAGCGACGAGCGCGGAGAGGAGCACAGCGACGTGTTGGTCGACCGCGAGGCCGTCGACATCTTCTCGTAGCGATCGACGCCCGATTCAATTCCGGAATCGTCTGGCGAGTCCAGTTTGCGCATCTTAGAGTACGGGCAGCCGCCACTGATACTTCCGGTGCTGCTTCCGGCTCCTGCACTGTGGGTGCGCGGTGGGGATTCGACAATCCTCAACAAGGAGCGGCCGGATGATTCCATCTCCTCGCCGTCACTCGACATGGAAGACGAGCCATTCTCCGACGGACCTCGCATCCGCCGCCGATGGGACGATCCAGACATGAGCGGAACGGCGCTTCCCGCCACAGCGGCCAATAGAGGCAAATCGCTCATGGACGACGTGCCTTCGACGCCGGAAGAAATGGATTCAGCGCCGCTGCTCGATACGGAACCCATCGGGCTCTTGGCTCCCCCTTCTTCATCGTAACTATCTCGATCGTTGTGCCAAGGACTAGCAGTCGGGGGCGGCGTTTGCTGATGAGGATGGTGATTGtaatgttgttgctgttgttgttgttgttgttgttcggtCATTTTGAAGGCCAGCAGCTTTTCCGAATGGAGCGTATTGAGCGTGCGCAGGTCGGGGATTTTGCGCAACAATTCCAGGAAGAGTCCGGCTTTGTCCGGATGGGCttgatttaaaacattttccaatACGGAGCGCAATTTCGATTGCATCCGCTCGACTAATTCCACATTCCTCAATCCAGGTCGATCTAAAAATTAgcattcgaaaaaaagaaaaggatgggAAATAAGTAAACGATTCGGCGTAAGGAAAAACAATGTCAACAATTCAATTACCGGCAGCGATGACGACGACGGCGCAAAAGAGGCCCAATTCGGCGTCGTTGAGCGCCAGACTGTTGAGTCTTTCGGCAAATTCAAACATGGAATCCATGAGGAACCGGGCATTGGACGAATTGTGGAGAGCGTCCCTCCTCAATAGCTGGCCGTTCAAGCACAGCATCGTATTGCTctgtttttttagaaataaaaattcacaTGAAAATCTTTAGAAAATTCAATGTTTagcgaaaaatgaaattacctGAGAGTCAAACATGGCGGCCAATCGAACGAGTAGGACTTCAAAGACGCCAGGTTTCAAGAGCGTGACTTTATCATCTTCGGCCAATAGAGTGAAGCCGGGCAAGCGTTTGGCGAATTCCACGACATCGCGGATGGCCGGAAGGAAGCGCTCGGAGAAATCTTGGAGCAATTGCTGCTGGCCGTTGGACGGCGCTGGAGTCGGATTCAACGGGCAAGCCTGTGGATAGttaaaaaggacaaaccgTTACACGAGTTGTTATAAATGCTGGCCACGAAAGGCAATTAACTATCACcctttccctccccccccccaactatcgggagagaaaaaaaaaagggctgcgTGCAAACTGCGGAGGCCACATAAAATGTGTTTACATTGATGACGATTCGTCCTTGATGGTAAAAAAGAACGggccattttgaaaacaaatagaattgCTAGATACAATGTGACCTTGATGTTACAGCTGTGTAGCCCTTTCGCCCAATACAAAATTTCCGCTTTGTCATTcgggaaagcaaaaaaaaaaaaaaaaaaagttttgaacgCCGCCAAtggcataaaaaaaagttcgaaatttgtaaattttcttgcttatttttctttcaaggtCTACGACGAAATATATCAGCAAATCAATTTGGAAACGCtgtgtaaagaaaaagtgCCCCACCCCCTTAACCTTGGGCAGACACCGTTGTATATCCGATGGTCAAGACCCAAGGTCGGGAATTTAAGGTCCCGCCATTCGCGTTGCCGAACGCCCTCGCATGTCTCTTATCCATTTCCAATTTCGTTGGCCGTCAGGAAATGgccaacgaaaacaaatcaagGTTAAAAAGTGAGgcaatcatttcaaaaaatgatgaaatgatTCCATCGTTTCGCATGTTGATGAGAAACACTTACCAGAGTAGGCGGGCAGGCCGTGTAGTTTGGCTGGCGGTGGGCATCAGCCATCAAAACTTGGACTTTGTCGCGGGTGAAATCGCACGTTTCCATATGGGCGCGGACGACGGCTTGCATCAACTGGACTTCGTCGGCGAATTCGGACGGAAGCGAACGCTCCGCCAATCGGGCATTGACAGACTGCATGGCAGCCAAAATCTTGGCCTTTTCTCGTTTGGGTACGCGACCAAATCGgacagctaaaaaaaaaaacaaatacaaaaaatgtgttaaataaaaatgtcaagACGAATATTATCAAATCACAACGCATTGCACACACCATCACTGCCTGTTGTTAAAAGCCTTTTTAAAATGGGCCATTCTTCTTCACTAGAACGATCCATGTCGTTCCCTAGTGAAACACCCGACGTAAAACAGAAGAATGTGgggtaaataaataaaaaaaaaatactaattgAATTGGGAGTTTACAAAGGGCAAGTGTTTTCCTGGTCGTATTCGACTATCGACTATGGATTTGTTGGgttcaaaaaaaaggggaggaaatAAGCGACAGGGGAGACTATGGCGGCCATAAAGCGAAGCTGTGAGACCTTGGCGCCCAATCTCGTGTCTACATAACTCGCAAATCAGATGTCGTAACAAttcactctctctctccccccccccttcactCACACCTGAACATAGGACCTTGACAATTGCACGAAACATTCTCTAAAGTGAAATACAGTGAAAAAAATATGGGTGGAATACCTTGAACAGCACTGTTATCCATACGACATTGACGTCGTTGAGCCCACGTCATTGGACGTGCGGCCATTAAAACAGCCGTATTGGATATGACGTTATACTCTTGACAcattgtcaaacaaaaaaaaatctatgttTCACTTCAACCCCGTcgaattgaatgaaaatgaagagtcaaaaaagagaatctggcaaaaaacaacaaacactTGGGCAGAGACACACGTGCGCAGGCCAGGAGCTGAGCGTGTCGACTAACGAGAATCTAGTTCACTGGGGCCAGGGATATATCCACAACAAGCAAAGATGGGTGCCCAACGGATGGAGTAGGCGG
The window above is part of the Daphnia carinata strain CSIRO-1 chromosome 7, CSIRO_AGI_Dcar_HiC_V3, whole genome shotgun sequence genome. Proteins encoded here:
- the LOC130698682 gene encoding histone-lysine N-methyltransferase EZH2-like, whose amino-acid sequence is MAPREVKFTKNRIGGVTLFIDGFKYRINRRSGNTVYWRCFHRWCHANAVVENGKLKSSCGEHICQHQTLNGSALSRPGRHRQLPQQQQTPSAVIQQTAVQLQQRPTTSSSLPVQQIAKGPTVKMATRAAQGSATQTLTRNANKAKTALRSQKPSTNNNMVVRRKSKATEEDNKTNASVQHSQQQPPAPTDSPESNSVPDSSPKQNEAPKYKISAEWKRRVKSEYMRIRQSRRYKRADEIRAAWSDNRKNVTERVAANQKKWEVSKAFWACSQEWPAHSQCMKKVKPEHGMGVNTDQKVVPVKIINAVAPVPTMYTWAGLQQNFMVEDETVLHNIPYMGDDVLDQEGTFIEELIKNYDGKVHGDREGGVIDDDVFVELVTALVPFCEEDEKSEPSSLKAVKAEKPDEDARCEAVTVANDKPAGTSGSISAKDLPNIIVFQAIASVFPDKGTPEEFRERYMELTERVDPVALGSECTPNIDGLKALSVQREQAMHSFHTLFCRRCFKYDCFLHQTQGAVPRRGLQSYHPGPNSQKRKCNDLKLPKQPCGPQCYMYLEGLLERLAAQAAKEGDEVDGQPLKIRKTLSLDSGNEASSEDSNDSSVKVENGGDGNSSGAIKDEKEIECAMEVVVESHNPPESVAPKIAKASNASTPASSNENSNSSSSLVPERKNSLNEKAGPSRESKSNESGTSTPLAQAPPAQELNPLKGIDPELQAIWTPAEQTLFRAVHPIFLNNYCAIAQSILSKTCQQVYRFAQQEAADLPALEAEKEATPPRKKKKKLRLWSVHCRKIQLKKDASSNHVHNFTPCDHPGQPCDSNCPCVNAQNFCEKFCQCSSDCQNRFPGCRCKAQCNTKQCPCFLAVRECDPDLCGTCGADHHDVTKITCKNVSVQRGLRKHLLMAPSDVAGWGIFLKETVQKNEFISEYCGEIISQDEADRRGKVYDKYMCSFLFNLNNDFVVDATRKGNKIRFANHSINPNCYAKVMMVNGDHRIGIFAKRFIHSGEELFFDYRYGPTEQLKFVGIEREAEFL